From a region of the Panicum virgatum strain AP13 chromosome 2K, P.virgatum_v5, whole genome shotgun sequence genome:
- the LOC120675297 gene encoding polycomb group protein EMF2B-like isoform X3, translated as MLARPTSNVSLEGHSPIYRFSRVCLLTSFSEFGNKDNSEATFIIPDVKNLSTSPSCNLDIILISCGQVGQSTGEDYCSENHVESSSLQKLEGKCSWGKIPTNLLASSLESCVTLSLGTIVELASKVTMRPSFLEAKFLEQDSCLTFCSHKVDATGSYQLQLCMSAQEAGARDMSLSPYNSYTYNDLPPSSLSDIIRLRAGNVIFNYKYYYNTMHETEVTEDFSCPFCYVRCGSFKGLGCHLNSSHDLFRYEFWISEEYQVVNVSLKADTSRTEFLAEGVDPRHQTFSYCSRFKKRRRSKTTSEKIRHIHSHIMESGSPEDAQAGSEEDYVQGENGTSVANASIDPAQSLHGRNLSPPTVLQFGKTRKLSERADPRNRQLLQKRQFFHSHRAQPMALEQVFSDRDSEDEVDDDIADFEDRRMLDDFVDVTKDEKLIMHMWNSFVRKQRVLADGHIPWACEAFSRFHGQQLVQNPALLWGWRFFMIKLWNHSLLDARTMNTCNTILQDFQDKN; from the exons ATGTTAGCTAGACCTACCAGTAATGTTTCGCTTGAAGGG CATTCTCCAATTTATCGGTTCAGCCGAGTTTGTTTGCTTACTTCTTTTAGTGAATTTGGAAATAAAGACAACTCTGAAGCCACATTCATCATTCCTGATGTGAAGAATCTGTCAACCTCCCCTTCTTGCAACCTTGACATTATCCTTATTAGCTGTG GGCAAGTCGGACAAAGTACTGGTGAAGATTACTGCTCTGAGAACCATGTGGAGAGCTCTTCTCTACAAA AGCTTGAAGGGAAATGTTCCTGGGGTAAAATACCAACTAATTTACTTGCTTCGTCTTTGGAGAGTTGTGTGACTTTAAGTTTGGGAACAATTGTGGAGTTGGCTTCTAAAGTTACAATGCGGCCAAGCTTCTTAGAG GCAAAATTTCTGGAGCAAGACAGTTGCTTGACATTTTGCTCTCATAAGGTTGATGCTACG GGTTCATATCAGTTACAGCTATGCATGTCTGCACAAGAGGCTGGTGCAAGAGACATGTCTTTGTCTCCTTATAATAGTTACACATATAATGATCTTCCACCCTCATCATTATCAGATATCATAAG GTTAAGAGCTGGTAATGTAATTTTTAATTACAAGTACTACTATAATACGATGCATGAGACTGAAG TCACTGAAGATTTTTCTTGTCCATTTTGTTATGTACGATGTGGAAGCTTCAAG GGTCTGGGATGTCATTTAAactcatcacatgacctcttccGCTATGAGTTTTGG ATATCTGAAGAATACCAGGTTGTTAATGTTAGTCTGAAAGCCGATACGTCGAGAACTGAG TTTCTTGCAGAGGGAGTTGATCCAAGGCATCAAACGTTTTCTTACTG CTCAAGATTTAAGAAGCGTAGACGATCGAAGACCACAAGTGAGAAAATCAGGCATATACATTCACATATTATGGAATCAGGGTCACCTGAAGATGCACAGGCAGGATCTGAGGAAGACTATGTGCAAGGGGAAAATG GGACTTCTGTAGCAAATGCTTCAATTGATCCTGCTCAATCTTTGCATGGTAGAAATCTTTCGCCACCAACGGTACTGCAGTTTGGGAAGACAAGGAAGCTATCTGAGCGAGCTGACCCTAGAAA TCGCCAACTCCTGCAGAAACGGCAGTTCTTCCATTCACACAGGGCACAG CCAATGGCATTGGAACAAGTGTTCTCAGATCGTGATAGTGAAGACGAAGTTGACGATGATATTGCCGACTTTGAGGATAGAAGA ATGCTTGATGATTTTGTTGATGTTACGAAAGATGAGAAGCTTATTATGCATATGTGGAATTCATTTGTTCGAAAACAAAG GGTGCTAGCTGATGGTCATATACCTTGGGCCTGTGAGGCGTTCTCCCGGTTCCATGGACAGCAACTTGTACAGAACCCTGCTCTACTATG GGGCTGGCGTTTCTTCATGATTAAACTCTGGAACCACAGCCTTTTAGACGCTCGCACCATGAACACGTGCAACACAATCCTCCAAGATTTCCAAGACAAGAACTAA